Proteins encoded in a region of the Mycolicibacterium duvalii genome:
- a CDS encoding MarR family winged helix-turn-helix transcriptional regulator produces MSSTLGADLLSVVARLNRLTNQRVRMPLPFAQARLLSTIEDQGQARISDLAALDHCSQPTMTTQVRRLEDAGLVARTGDPEDARAVLIRITPAGVTALQQARADRGAVIDPYLERLSDQDRDCLAAAVDVMRRLIEDASSPRTASR; encoded by the coding sequence ATGTCGTCCACACTCGGCGCCGACCTGCTCTCGGTCGTGGCCCGGCTCAACCGGCTGACCAATCAGCGCGTCCGGATGCCGCTGCCGTTCGCTCAGGCCCGGTTGCTCTCGACGATCGAAGACCAGGGCCAGGCCCGCATCTCCGACCTGGCCGCGTTGGACCACTGCTCCCAGCCGACGATGACCACCCAGGTGCGCCGGCTCGAGGACGCCGGCCTGGTCGCGCGCACCGGCGATCCCGAAGACGCCCGCGCGGTGCTGATCCGGATCACACCGGCCGGCGTGACGGCTCTGCAACAGGCCCGCGCCGACCGTGGCGCGGTCATCGACCCCTACCTCGAACGGCTCAGCGACCAGGACCGTGACTGCCTGGCCGCCGCGGTCGACGTGATGCGGCGGCTGATCGAGGACGCCAGCTCACCTCGCACCGCCTCTCGCTGA
- a CDS encoding ABC transporter ATP-binding protein, protein MTSAGPANASRRTGSLQPVELAQAAVMAALCAAIAIIAVVVPFAAGLSFLGTVPMALLAYRYRLRVLFTATVAGGLIAFLIAGMGGFMTVVNCAYIGGLTGTVKRRGRGTPTVIAAALVAGAIFGAVIVVALTILSRLRMLIFDTVTANVDGVAAVLSRIPGMEGAADRLTRDFATVLDYWPLLFFAAGIFSITSVSLVGWWALSRVMSRLLGVPDVHKLETPDDSSEIGPVPLTLHDVRFRYPSATDDALGPVSLSVQPGEHVAVTGANGSGKTTLMLLLAGREPTSGTVERPGAVGLGKQGGTAVVMQHPESQVLGTRVADDVVWGLPPGAAIDVEALLAEVGLDGLAERDTGGLSGGELQRLSVAAALARDPALLIADEVTSMVDQDGRDALMSVLSGLTTRHRTALVHITHYNDEADAADRTVHLSGSGTATAKAGPDLVETAEVPVPADAAPPRGAPVLELVGVGHEYGSGTPWAKTALSGIDFAVHEGDGVLIHGLNGSGKSTLAWIMAGLTVPTVGRCLLDGAPVSDQVGAVAISFQAARLQLMRSRVDHEIASTAGFSRHNRARIEEALGTVGLDPALATRRIDQLSGGQMRRVVLAGLLARSPRALILDEPLAGLDAESQEGLVGLLEDLRRRKRLTVVVISHDFGGLENLCPRTLHMADGMLAPAPTSAGGMS, encoded by the coding sequence ATGACCTCGGCCGGCCCGGCGAACGCCTCGCGACGGACCGGTTCTCTTCAACCGGTCGAACTCGCGCAGGCGGCGGTGATGGCGGCCCTGTGCGCTGCCATCGCGATCATCGCGGTCGTGGTGCCGTTCGCGGCCGGGCTGTCTTTTCTCGGCACGGTGCCGATGGCGCTGTTGGCGTACCGCTATCGGCTGCGCGTGTTGTTCACCGCGACGGTGGCCGGCGGTCTGATCGCGTTCCTGATCGCCGGGATGGGCGGCTTCATGACCGTCGTCAACTGCGCCTACATCGGCGGCCTGACCGGCACCGTCAAACGACGCGGTCGCGGCACCCCGACGGTGATCGCCGCCGCGCTGGTGGCCGGCGCGATCTTCGGCGCCGTCATCGTCGTGGCGCTGACGATCCTGAGCCGACTGCGCATGCTGATCTTCGACACCGTCACGGCCAACGTCGACGGCGTCGCGGCCGTGCTCTCCCGCATCCCTGGCATGGAGGGCGCCGCGGACCGTCTCACCCGCGACTTCGCCACGGTGCTGGACTACTGGCCGCTGCTGTTCTTCGCCGCCGGCATCTTCTCCATCACCTCGGTCAGCCTCGTCGGCTGGTGGGCGCTGTCCCGGGTGATGTCACGGCTGCTCGGGGTGCCCGACGTGCACAAGCTGGAGACCCCCGACGACAGCAGTGAGATCGGCCCCGTGCCGCTGACGCTGCACGACGTCCGCTTCCGCTACCCGTCGGCCACCGACGACGCACTCGGGCCGGTGTCGTTGTCGGTGCAGCCGGGCGAGCACGTCGCGGTCACCGGTGCCAACGGGTCGGGCAAGACGACGTTGATGCTGCTGCTGGCGGGCCGTGAACCGACGTCGGGCACGGTCGAGCGGCCGGGCGCGGTGGGTCTCGGTAAACAGGGCGGCACCGCGGTGGTTATGCAACACCCCGAAAGTCAGGTGCTGGGCACGCGCGTCGCCGACGATGTCGTGTGGGGGTTGCCCCCGGGGGCAGCTATCGACGTCGAGGCGCTGCTGGCCGAGGTCGGGTTGGACGGCCTGGCCGAGCGCGACACCGGCGGCCTGTCCGGTGGCGAACTGCAGCGGCTGTCGGTGGCCGCGGCGCTGGCCCGCGACCCGGCCTTGTTGATCGCCGACGAAGTGACCAGCATGGTCGATCAGGACGGCCGCGACGCGTTGATGTCGGTGCTGTCCGGGCTGACCACGCGCCACCGCACCGCGCTGGTGCACATCACCCACTACAACGACGAGGCCGACGCCGCCGACCGCACCGTGCACCTGAGCGGGAGCGGCACCGCGACCGCGAAGGCCGGCCCGGACCTGGTGGAGACCGCTGAGGTGCCCGTCCCGGCCGACGCCGCGCCGCCGCGCGGGGCTCCGGTGCTCGAGCTCGTCGGCGTCGGCCACGAGTACGGCAGCGGAACCCCCTGGGCCAAGACGGCGTTGAGCGGCATCGACTTCGCCGTGCACGAGGGTGACGGCGTCCTGATCCACGGCCTCAACGGGTCGGGGAAGTCGACGCTGGCCTGGATCATGGCCGGGCTGACGGTCCCCACCGTCGGCAGGTGTCTGCTCGACGGCGCACCGGTCTCCGATCAAGTGGGCGCCGTGGCGATCTCGTTCCAGGCGGCCCGCCTGCAGCTGATGCGCAGCCGCGTCGACCACGAGATCGCCTCCACGGCAGGGTTTTCCCGGCACAACCGCGCTCGCATCGAGGAGGCGCTGGGCACGGTCGGGCTGGATCCCGCGCTGGCGACCCGGCGCATCGATCAGCTCAGCGGTGGACAGATGCGGCGCGTGGTGCTGGCCGGCCTGCTCGCCCGCTCCCCGCGGGCGCTGATCCTCGACGAGCCGCTGGCCGGGTTGGATGCCGAGTCACAGGAGGGCCTGGTTGGGCTGCTCGAAGATCTGCGCCGGCGCAAGAGGCTGACGGTCGTGGTGATCTCCCACGACTTCGGTGGGCTGGAGAACCTGTGTCCGCGCACCTTGCACATGGCCGACGGGATGCTCGCGCCGGCCCCCACCTCCGCCGGGGGAATGTCATGA
- a CDS encoding acyl-CoA dehydrogenase family protein: protein MTTTAEHLQNSLDGRFRDVKNRMRHELASEVFRPHYTPNTVIARTKVAEQMRIMAERGAAEDGFKKEHGGNGDVGSAVTQIEMLAMSDLSLMVKAGVQWGLFGGAIENLGTERHHEAYVQKIIDLDLLGCFAMTETGHGSDVQSLETTATYDPEAQEFVIDSPTPTSRKDYIGGAAETARVAAVFAQLITPDGEGHGVHCFVVPIRDDDGNDLPGVTTSDCHYKGGLPGVDNGRIQFDHVRVPRENLLNKYADVAPDGTYSSPIENQNRRFFTMLGTLIRGRVTVGGSAGAAARVALDIATRYALQRTQFSDPDGGEVLLMDYLVHQRRLLPLIARSYALQFAQNELVAKCHELQTADDPDPEEQRELESRAAGLKAANTWHATRAIQEAREACGGAGYMAENRLIALKADTDVFTTFEGDNHVLTQLVAKELLTTYADDIKSMSPVEWVRFAANFAGERVLKRTAAQTIMQTILDTRQDNEEEGSLFNRGTQVKMFEDREEYMLASVARRLQSKSKEVSAFEAFNEVQDHVLHTAQAHIDRIILEAFVAGIDACPDEETCEILGMVCDLYALSVIEDDKAWFVEHRFLSTERAKAVTRGINDRCRRLRPYAELLVDGFGIPEQLRYAEMLHPENIPDADEHTPQNATSAGVI, encoded by the coding sequence ATGACCACCACTGCCGAACATCTGCAGAACTCGTTGGACGGGCGCTTCCGCGACGTCAAGAACAGGATGCGGCACGAACTCGCCTCCGAGGTCTTCCGGCCCCACTACACGCCCAACACCGTCATCGCCCGCACCAAAGTGGCCGAGCAGATGCGGATCATGGCCGAGCGCGGTGCGGCCGAGGACGGCTTCAAGAAAGAACACGGCGGCAACGGTGACGTCGGTTCGGCCGTCACGCAGATCGAGATGCTGGCGATGAGCGACCTGTCGCTGATGGTCAAAGCCGGTGTGCAGTGGGGGTTGTTCGGCGGTGCGATCGAGAACCTGGGCACCGAGCGCCACCACGAGGCCTACGTCCAGAAGATCATCGACCTCGATCTGCTCGGCTGCTTCGCGATGACCGAGACCGGGCACGGCAGCGACGTGCAGTCGCTGGAGACCACCGCCACCTACGACCCAGAGGCCCAGGAGTTCGTCATCGACTCCCCGACGCCGACGTCGCGCAAGGACTACATCGGCGGTGCAGCCGAAACCGCCCGGGTGGCGGCGGTGTTCGCGCAGCTGATCACGCCCGACGGCGAAGGGCACGGCGTGCACTGCTTCGTCGTGCCGATCCGCGATGACGACGGCAACGACCTGCCCGGGGTGACCACATCAGACTGTCACTACAAGGGCGGGCTGCCGGGGGTGGACAACGGCCGCATCCAGTTCGACCACGTGCGGGTGCCGCGCGAGAATCTGCTCAACAAGTACGCCGACGTCGCACCCGACGGTACCTACAGCTCACCCATCGAGAACCAGAACCGCCGCTTCTTCACGATGCTCGGCACCCTGATCCGCGGTCGGGTCACCGTCGGCGGAAGCGCCGGCGCGGCCGCACGGGTGGCGCTCGACATCGCGACGCGGTATGCGTTGCAGCGCACGCAGTTCTCCGATCCCGACGGCGGCGAGGTGCTGCTGATGGACTACCTGGTCCACCAGCGTCGGCTGCTGCCGCTGATCGCGCGGTCCTACGCGCTGCAGTTCGCCCAGAACGAGTTGGTGGCCAAGTGCCACGAGCTGCAGACCGCCGACGACCCCGACCCGGAGGAGCAGCGCGAACTGGAATCCCGGGCGGCCGGACTCAAAGCCGCCAACACCTGGCATGCCACCCGGGCCATCCAGGAAGCCCGCGAGGCGTGCGGCGGTGCGGGCTACATGGCCGAGAACCGGCTGATCGCGCTGAAAGCCGACACCGACGTGTTCACCACCTTCGAGGGTGACAACCACGTGCTGACCCAGCTGGTCGCCAAGGAACTGCTGACCACCTACGCCGATGACATCAAGAGCATGAGCCCGGTCGAGTGGGTGCGCTTCGCGGCCAACTTCGCCGGCGAGCGCGTGCTCAAACGCACTGCGGCGCAAACGATCATGCAAACCATCCTCGACACCCGCCAGGACAACGAGGAAGAGGGCAGCCTGTTCAACCGCGGCACCCAGGTGAAGATGTTCGAGGACCGCGAGGAGTACATGCTGGCCTCGGTAGCGCGCCGGCTGCAGAGCAAGTCCAAGGAGGTCAGCGCGTTCGAGGCGTTCAACGAGGTGCAGGACCACGTGTTGCACACCGCGCAGGCGCACATCGACCGCATCATCCTGGAGGCGTTCGTGGCGGGCATCGACGCCTGCCCCGACGAAGAGACCTGCGAAATCCTCGGCATGGTGTGCGACCTGTATGCGTTGTCGGTGATCGAGGACGACAAGGCCTGGTTCGTCGAGCACCGCTTCCTGTCGACCGAGCGGGCCAAGGCGGTCACCCGGGGCATCAACGACCGGTGCCGGCGGCTACGCCCCTACGCCGAGTTGCTCGTCGACGGGTTCGGCATCCCCGAACAGCTGCGCTACGCCGAGATGCTGCACCCGGAGAACATCCCCGACGCCGACGAGCACACCCCGCAGAACGCCACCAGCGCAGGCGTGATCTAG
- a CDS encoding TldD/PmbA family protein, translated as MSAPHSIDTDFLAVPRSALADAALTAAQQAGAEYADLRVHAITTETVQLRDGALENAVVDREIGLAVRVIVEGTWGFASHAELSPGAAADTARRAVRVAKTLAQLNAERIELAAEPVYRDATWVSDYRIDPFGVPGGDKVAVLEEYSGRLLASDGVDHVTAAFQSAKEQTFYADTFGSSITQQRVRIHPTIEAVAVDAAAGTFETMRTLAPPSARGWEVVAADDVWDWSAELAQLPSLLAEKVKAPSVVAGPTDLVIDPTNLWLTIHESIGHATEYDRAIGYEAAYAGTSFATPDKLGSMRYGSPVMNVTADRTVEHGLATVGFDDEGVRAQSWDLVRDGLFVGYQLDRVFAPRLGAQRSNGCSYADSAHHVPIQRMANVSLQPASGEVTTDDLIAGVGDGIYVVGDKSWSIDMQRYNFQFTGQRFFRIRNGRLEGQVRDVAYQATTTDFWGALEAVGGPSTWRLGGAFNCGKAQPGQIAPVSHGCPSALFRGVNVLNTREEGGR; from the coding sequence GTGAGCGCCCCCCACTCGATCGACACCGACTTCCTGGCTGTGCCACGCAGCGCGTTGGCCGATGCCGCGCTGACCGCCGCGCAGCAAGCGGGAGCAGAATACGCCGACCTGCGCGTGCACGCGATCACCACCGAAACCGTGCAGCTGCGCGACGGTGCGCTGGAGAACGCAGTCGTCGACCGAGAGATCGGGCTCGCGGTGCGGGTGATCGTCGAGGGCACCTGGGGGTTCGCCTCGCACGCCGAACTCAGCCCCGGCGCCGCGGCCGACACGGCCCGGCGGGCCGTGCGGGTGGCCAAGACCCTGGCACAGCTGAACGCCGAGCGCATCGAGTTGGCCGCCGAACCTGTCTACCGGGACGCGACATGGGTGTCGGACTACCGGATCGACCCATTCGGGGTGCCCGGCGGGGACAAGGTCGCCGTCCTGGAGGAGTATTCGGGGCGCCTGCTGGCCTCCGACGGTGTCGACCACGTGACGGCGGCATTCCAGTCGGCCAAGGAGCAGACGTTCTACGCCGACACCTTCGGATCCTCGATCACCCAGCAGCGGGTCCGCATCCACCCCACCATCGAGGCGGTTGCGGTGGACGCCGCGGCCGGCACATTCGAGACCATGCGCACGCTGGCCCCGCCGTCGGCGCGCGGTTGGGAGGTCGTCGCCGCAGACGACGTGTGGGACTGGAGCGCCGAGTTGGCCCAGCTGCCGTCGCTGCTGGCCGAGAAGGTCAAGGCGCCCAGTGTGGTGGCGGGCCCGACCGACCTAGTGATCGATCCGACCAACCTGTGGTTGACCATTCACGAGTCGATCGGCCATGCCACCGAATACGACCGGGCCATCGGGTACGAAGCAGCTTACGCGGGAACATCTTTCGCCACCCCCGACAAGCTCGGCAGCATGCGCTACGGGTCGCCGGTGATGAACGTCACCGCCGACCGCACTGTCGAACACGGCTTGGCGACAGTCGGGTTCGACGACGAGGGGGTGCGTGCGCAGAGCTGGGACCTGGTCCGCGACGGACTGTTCGTCGGATACCAACTCGACCGGGTCTTCGCGCCGCGGTTGGGCGCGCAACGCTCCAACGGGTGTTCCTACGCCGACTCGGCCCACCATGTACCGATTCAGCGGATGGCCAACGTGTCCCTGCAGCCGGCCTCCGGTGAGGTCACCACCGACGACCTGATCGCCGGCGTCGGCGACGGCATCTATGTCGTCGGCGACAAGAGCTGGTCGATCGACATGCAGCGGTACAACTTCCAGTTCACCGGACAGCGCTTTTTCCGGATCCGCAACGGAAGGCTCGAGGGACAGGTGCGTGACGTGGCCTACCAGGCCACCACCACGGATTTCTGGGGTGCGCTCGAGGCCGTCGGTGGCCCGTCCACGTGGCGCCTCGGTGGCGCGTTCAACTGCGGCAAGGCCCAACCCGGGCAGATCGCTCCGGTCAGCCACGGCTGCCCGTCGGCGCTGTTCCGCGGTGTCAACGTACTCAACACCCGGGAAGAGGGCGGCCGATGA
- a CDS encoding energy-coupling factor transporter transmembrane component T family protein, which translates to MTAPRKQRREIVLLRPVPGRTVIHELWAGSKLLIVAGIGVLLTFYPGWVPIAAVALLIVMAAKLARIPRGVLPTIPRWLWVLLVLGGVTAAFAGGDPVMGVGSVELGLGGLLNFLRITALSIVLLGLGGMVSWTTNVAEIAPAVAMLGRPLRPLRIPVNDWAVTLALALRAFPMLIDEFRVLYAARSLRPPEVDRDGRARWRRWAAELIDLLAAAITVALRRADEMGDAITARGGAGQISAAPSRPQRRDWGAFAVVIAVCGVALALELTVLGTSGMRS; encoded by the coding sequence ATGACCGCGCCCCGCAAGCAGCGCCGCGAGATCGTGCTGCTGCGACCGGTGCCGGGCCGCACCGTGATCCACGAGCTGTGGGCCGGTTCGAAACTGCTGATCGTCGCCGGCATCGGCGTGCTGCTGACTTTCTATCCGGGCTGGGTTCCGATCGCGGCGGTGGCGCTGCTCATCGTAATGGCCGCCAAGCTGGCCCGCATCCCGCGTGGGGTGTTGCCCACCATTCCGCGCTGGCTGTGGGTACTGCTGGTGCTCGGTGGCGTCACCGCGGCGTTCGCCGGCGGTGACCCGGTGATGGGCGTCGGCTCGGTGGAGCTCGGTCTGGGCGGCTTGCTGAACTTCCTACGTATCACCGCGTTGTCGATCGTGCTGCTGGGGTTGGGCGGGATGGTCTCGTGGACGACCAACGTCGCCGAGATCGCCCCCGCGGTCGCGATGCTGGGCCGTCCGCTGCGGCCGCTGCGCATCCCGGTCAACGACTGGGCGGTGACACTGGCGTTGGCGCTGCGGGCCTTCCCGATGCTCATCGACGAGTTCCGGGTGCTCTATGCGGCACGAAGTCTGCGGCCGCCCGAGGTGGACCGCGACGGGCGCGCCCGATGGCGCCGCTGGGCGGCCGAACTGATCGACCTGCTGGCCGCAGCGATCACTGTGGCGCTGCGCCGCGCCGACGAGATGGGCGACGCGATCACCGCCCGCGGCGGAGCCGGGCAGATCTCGGCGGCACCGTCGCGTCCGCAGCGGCGCGACTGGGGCGCGTTCGCCGTCGTGATCGCGGTTTGCGGGGTCGCGCTGGCGCTGGAGTTGACTGTGCTGGGCACCAGCGGCATGCGGAGCTGA
- a CDS encoding LppP/LprE family lipoprotein: protein MGGGRRRVAPPFTALALAAVLTACGWSPSGPAPTSTAACGPGPAAEAIDAEIAMLPPGQWRDTDRGNTPDCTLYWVVVTDGQAPGSPQQALFFRGAEAVGSPTPEPRPYITVIPQGNDTALVQYQWLQEQDQPCCPTGIGSARVTLEEGRLTVLDPIPGP, encoded by the coding sequence GTGGGAGGTGGCAGGCGAAGAGTCGCACCCCCGTTCACCGCACTGGCGCTCGCCGCGGTGCTGACAGCCTGCGGCTGGAGCCCCTCGGGGCCGGCGCCCACCAGCACAGCGGCGTGCGGCCCGGGCCCTGCCGCCGAGGCGATCGACGCCGAGATCGCCATGCTGCCGCCCGGCCAGTGGCGCGACACCGACCGTGGCAACACCCCGGACTGCACGCTGTACTGGGTGGTGGTGACCGATGGCCAGGCGCCCGGCAGCCCGCAGCAGGCGCTGTTCTTCAGAGGCGCCGAGGCGGTGGGGTCACCGACGCCCGAACCGCGTCCCTACATCACGGTGATCCCGCAGGGCAACGACACCGCGCTGGTGCAGTACCAGTGGCTTCAGGAGCAGGACCAGCCGTGCTGCCCGACCGGGATCGGCAGCGCGCGCGTGACCCTCGAGGAGGGTCGGCTCACGGTGCTCGATCCGATCCCGGGGCCGTAG
- a CDS encoding VIT1/CCC1 transporter family protein — protein sequence MTESSDAPLSPTGLPHVGNHRHADVTGGWLRAATFGAMDGLVSNTALIAGVAATASADTVVISGVAGLLAGAFSMALGEYTSVTTANEQIESEVVVEKKSFRRQPDAEVAELVAIFTEMGLSPDTAAKASEEIHRDEAKALNFHLVQELGVHPEEKPSPWLAAGSSFALFAVGAIIPLIPYLLGYASLWAGLACGGAGLLLVGGVAATFTKRPPLLGGLRQFALGGVAIAVTYLVGYLIGVSVT from the coding sequence ATGACCGAGTCAAGTGATGCGCCGCTGTCGCCCACCGGGCTGCCCCATGTCGGCAACCACCGGCACGCCGATGTCACCGGCGGATGGTTGCGCGCCGCGACCTTCGGCGCCATGGACGGCCTGGTGAGCAACACCGCCCTGATCGCGGGCGTTGCGGCCACCGCCAGCGCCGACACCGTGGTGATCAGCGGTGTCGCCGGGCTGCTGGCCGGCGCGTTCTCGATGGCGCTGGGGGAGTACACGTCGGTGACGACCGCGAACGAGCAGATCGAGTCAGAAGTGGTCGTCGAGAAGAAGTCGTTCCGCCGGCAGCCCGACGCCGAAGTGGCCGAACTGGTCGCCATCTTCACCGAGATGGGCCTTTCCCCCGACACCGCCGCCAAGGCGTCGGAGGAGATCCACCGCGACGAGGCCAAGGCCCTGAACTTCCACCTGGTCCAGGAACTGGGGGTGCACCCCGAGGAGAAGCCGTCACCGTGGCTGGCAGCGGGGTCCTCGTTCGCGCTGTTCGCGGTCGGCGCGATCATCCCGCTCATCCCGTACCTACTCGGCTACGCCTCGCTCTGGGCCGGATTGGCTTGCGGCGGAGCGGGTCTGCTTCTGGTCGGCGGGGTAGCGGCAACCTTCACCAAACGGCCGCCGCTGCTTGGCGGACTTCGCCAGTTCGCGCTCGGAGGCGTCGCGATCGCGGTGACCTACCTCGTGGGTTATCTCATCGGTGTCTCGGTGACCTGA